Within Candidatus Methanoperedens sp., the genomic segment TCGCATTTGCAATTATCTCCCCTTTCTTGATAAAGGCAATGCGTCCGCAGAGCTCTTCGGCTTCCTTCATATAATGCGTGGTAAGGACGATGGTTATTTCCTTTTCCTCGTGTATACGTTTGATGAGTCTCCTTATCTTTATGGACATGTCCGGGTCAAGACCCATGGTGGGTTCATCCAGAAAGAGAAGTCGCGGTTCGTTCAGAAGAGCTTTTGCGAGGGAGAGGCGCTGCTTTGTCCCCGTTGAAAGGGAATCGAACCTGGCATTTCTGAAAGGCTCAAGTTCGAGCATGCTAATGACATTATTTATGGACTTCTCCTTGTTTTTCAACCCATACAGCATCGAAAAGTACCGCAGGTTCTCATAGACGGTGAGGCTCCATGGGAAATTCGGGTTCCCGCTACTGATGTTCACAATGCTTTTCACGCGGTTCGCCTCTGCGAGCGTATCAAGCCCGAAGATACGTATTTTGCCGCCATCCGGTATCGTGAGCGTGGCAAGAATGGAGATAAGGGTTGTCTTGCCCGCGCCGTTTGGGCCAAGGATGCCGAATATCTCTCCTTCCTCTATATCGATGGAAACATTCTTCAGGACCTCTTTTTTCCCGTGGGCCCCCTCTTTGAAGTGCTTATATATTCCCTCTGCCTTGACTGCGAACATAAACACCATACTGGTTTGAAGAGCAAAAAAGCTTCTTTTCCATTCTTGAGAACAACTTAAATTCGATTCCATCCATACTACAAATTTATGGAGGGTAAAAAAAGCTATAAAAAATCGCTTGGTCTATACGAACTTGTAAGCCTGGGCGTGGGCGGGACAATTGGTTCAGGAATATTCGTTGTTCCCGGCATAGCCGCTGGCATAGCAGGCCCAAGTTCTCTATTCGCCTGGTTCTTCGTTGCAATTTCCGCATCCTGTGTCATGTTCTCATTAGCATGGGCTTCTTCCAGATATCCCTCCACCGGGGCTTTCTATTCCATCTTTTCAAAGGTATTCGGCACAAAAACATCCACATCCCTTGTGATACTGTATTTGATATCCTCGGTATTCGGGATAGCCACTATAGCATCCGGAATAGGTCAGTATCTCTCTTATTTCGGTATCCAAAATATCCTAATTATCGAAATGCTGATAATCGCTATGTTCTGCCTTATCAATATAATCGGCGTCTATCTTTCAGGGACCACTGAGATTATCCTGACAACCATCAAAACAATTCCTCTCGTAATTCTCGCCGTCCTGCTGATGCAATATATCCAAAAAAGCAATTTTTCACCCTTCTATCCTGCCGCCCCCACGGATTTCCTGAAGGCTCTGATCATCGTTTACTGGCCTTTTACAGGCTTTGAAATAAGTGCGATACCTGCTGAGGAAACAAAAGATAAGAACTTAATATTCAAGTCTCTTATTATAGTGATGTCCATTGTTGTATCCGTATATCTTTTATTGAACATCTCCTTGATCGGCAGCGTTGGGAGCAGAGTTCTTGCAAGTTCTCCTGCGCCTCTCGCCACGGCGGCGGGATTGATCCAGAAGGAATCCGGATGGATCGTGGGAATTATCGGGATCGCTGCAATGCTCTCGGCTTTGAACGCCTACGTGCTCGGGACATCCAGGGTGATGCAGAACATATCCCACAGGTTCAGATTTCCGATATTGAAAGATATTGGTGACAGGGGGACACCTGTGGCTGCCATATTATTGAGCGCTTTTTTTGGCGGAGGATTATTGCTCTTCTCTAACCATTTCAACGAGCTTGCAAGCATATCTGTCATAACGACCCTCCTGCCCTATATTTTCTTATGCCTTTCTGCATACATGCTTTTCATTGAAACAAAGATAAGGCTGATCGCGGGTATAGGTGCCGTCACGACTATTGCTATCCTGGTATTATATTTCATATTCTGAAGAAGACTCCCGTACACACAACAACCTTTACATATCCGCAAGCATTTTTAGTACCGACCACTATGACCACACTCGACCCATGGGGCGCAGTCAAGATCGATAATTACTCAAAACTGTTCGATGAGTTCGGGATATCGAAGTTCGATGAGCTTCTCGATAAAATACCAAACCCGCACAGGTACATGCGCAGGCATGTTATTTTCGGGCACAGGAGCTATGATTCCGTCCTCAATGCCATGCTTTCAGGCAAGCCGTTTGCAGCCATGAGCGGCTTTATGCCTTCGGGTCGCGCGCATCTCGGTCATAAGATGGTGATGGAAGAGATCATATGGCATCAGCAGCAGGGCGGTGATGCATTCCTTGCTATTGCGGACATGGAGGCGCACGCTGTCAGGGGGAAAAGCTGGAAGGAGTGCAGGGAACTGGGGATAAACGAGTATATCCTGAGCGCGATCGCGCTCGGATTCGAACCGGGTGGGCATATTTATTTCCAGTCAAAGTCAAACAATGTAAAGGAACTGGCCTTTGAGCTTGGCATAAGGGCAAATTTCTCGGAGCTGAGCGCCATATACGGTTTCAACGGGGAGACGAACATCGCGCACATGATCAGCGCGCTCACGCAGAGCGCAGATATTCTGCAGCCCCAGTTAATGGAATTTGATGGGCCGAAACCCGTCGTCATTCCGGTCGGGGCTGACCAGGACCCGCATATCAGGCTGACGCGGGGGCTTGCCTATAAAGTCAACATGTTCATTGTTGAGGAACGCCGGGGCGCCGGGAAGGCATACGTAAGCGTTCGAGGCAAAATGGCACCGAAGGATGCTCTTTCTGAAATTGCCAGGCGCACGGATGGTAAACTTTATGAAGAGCATGTGGACGTTTTCGCCCTGGATTCCCGGGAAGTGGAATCTATCGTTCGAGAAGTGGAATTGAAATATCATGGTTATGCCTTCATGCCTCCCGCATCCACCTACCACAAGTTCATGACAGGCTTGCAGGGCGGCAAGATGTCAAGCAGCATCCCTGATAGCTACATCGCCCTCACCGATAAACCTGAAGATGGGGGAAAGAAAGTGATGCGCGCAAAGACGGGCGGCAGGGTAACGCTTGAGGAGCAAAAGGTGAAGGGTGGTGAGCCTGATGTCTGTACGGTATACGAGTTGCTGCTTTACCACCTGATCGAGGATGATAATGAACTCAAGGAAGTCTATAAGGACTGCGTTGGTGGGACGCGCGTGTGCGGCAACTGCAAGAAATATACGGCAGAATTGATGCGGGAGTTTTTGAGAGACCATCAAGAGAAAAGGGAGATGGCGAGGGAGAAGCTTGGGGAGTTCGGGCTCTGATATCATATTACCAGATTCTTTAAGGGCTTTCTGGCATTCACCACATTTTTGAAGATCAAAACAATAAAAACTACACAGTCTAATTTCGTTTCATATTACCAAAATTATATAAACTAAAGCAGCAAGATAATCAGTGGATGCACATAAAGGAGGATACACTATGGTACGATTAGAAAAACAGGGGGATTCCTTCGTACTGGTGACAGGTACAGCACAGAAACAGGACATAAGCGTTTTAGTTAATGCTATGGCAGAGCTTCAAAAAAATTCCCCGGACAGGAATAAGATCAAGGATGGCCTCTTGTACCTTGATAATTCTTCGGGGACCGATATTAGAAAAGAAATTAAAACTGTGCTGCAAAAGGCTATCGAGTATAGGGAACTGACCATCACAGACTTATAATCACAGACCAATATTTTACTGATGCCAGATCTGTTCCTGATTCCGATTATAAACATATTTGATGTTCACGATGTTGCTATCAGGGATTGGCTCAATAAACTTGACGTGTATGATCTGAAGCCTCATCTTGAATATCCTTTCAGGCTTGACAGGTTTTTCCCTGAGAGTACAAAACACGCCCTGAAATGCGTGGATGATGTCCACGGGGAAATCCTGCGTTTGCTCGATATTACCGATCCGCAGGCGGTCTTTTTTGATATATCGGTTGATTTTGTTGATCTTGAGAACAGGTATAACAAAAGACTTATTTCACCTCTCGAGTTCTGGTCCGAGTATTACCAGATATCAGCCGGGAAAGGTGGCTCACAGGCTTTATATTGTATTTATATCAAAGGAATTATTGACAGGAACATAAGACTTATTGAAGGCAAAGACCACCTTCCATTAAGCGTGGTTTTTTATGGCCAGGATATTAAGACCAGGGAAGAGTTCATTCCAGTCTATGAAAACATTCTCGAAAAGGACGATGATTTCTTATTGCAGATGGTGAGGGTGGTCAATGAAATTGCTACATTCCGTACATTGCCAAAACATCTCTGGTATACCCCTATGCAGATAAGACTGATGGCAATTTCATACGAGGAAACAGAGAAATTCTACAACGAACTCCTAAACCGTCTTGGAGAAATGCTGAGATTCAAAATAAGGGATTACATAGTTAGAAATTTGAAAGATCGTGCGCTTGAGTTGTCGTTGGCATACGAGAGATTCCTTGAGCATAAGATAAGAGCTGATGAAATAAAATTCTCAAATATCCTCGAAGGGCTGAATATACTCACAACCCAGTTGGAGAATCCCTCGATCGTGATATTCTGCGCACCCATGCACTACTGC encodes:
- a CDS encoding ABC transporter ATP-binding protein; protein product: MFAVKAEGIYKHFKEGAHGKKEVLKNVSIDIEEGEIFGILGPNGAGKTTLISILATLTIPDGGKIRIFGLDTLAEANRVKSIVNISSGNPNFPWSLTVYENLRYFSMLYGLKNKEKSINNVISMLELEPFRNARFDSLSTGTKQRLSLAKALLNEPRLLFLDEPTMGLDPDMSIKIRRLIKRIHEEKEITIVLTTHYMKEAEELCGRIAFIKKGEIIANATPGELKRQMKLGETITIDYEGRFDIAVLKDINGILDIVHEDGKIKLVAENVESIIDNVLKKFCEVHIKNIEISQPNLEDVFLKLAR
- a CDS encoding APC family permease, with the translated sequence MEGKKSYKKSLGLYELVSLGVGGTIGSGIFVVPGIAAGIAGPSSLFAWFFVAISASCVMFSLAWASSRYPSTGAFYSIFSKVFGTKTSTSLVILYLISSVFGIATIASGIGQYLSYFGIQNILIIEMLIIAMFCLINIIGVYLSGTTEIILTTIKTIPLVILAVLLMQYIQKSNFSPFYPAAPTDFLKALIIVYWPFTGFEISAIPAEETKDKNLIFKSLIIVMSIVVSVYLLLNISLIGSVGSRVLASSPAPLATAAGLIQKESGWIVGIIGIAAMLSALNAYVLGTSRVMQNISHRFRFPILKDIGDRGTPVAAILLSAFFGGGLLLFSNHFNELASISVITTLLPYIFLCLSAYMLFIETKIRLIAGIGAVTTIAILVLYFIF
- a CDS encoding tryptophan--tRNA ligase, producing the protein MTTLDPWGAVKIDNYSKLFDEFGISKFDELLDKIPNPHRYMRRHVIFGHRSYDSVLNAMLSGKPFAAMSGFMPSGRAHLGHKMVMEEIIWHQQQGGDAFLAIADMEAHAVRGKSWKECRELGINEYILSAIALGFEPGGHIYFQSKSNNVKELAFELGIRANFSELSAIYGFNGETNIAHMISALTQSADILQPQLMEFDGPKPVVIPVGADQDPHIRLTRGLAYKVNMFIVEERRGAGKAYVSVRGKMAPKDALSEIARRTDGKLYEEHVDVFALDSREVESIVREVELKYHGYAFMPPASTYHKFMTGLQGGKMSSSIPDSYIALTDKPEDGGKKVMRAKTGGRVTLEEQKVKGGEPDVCTVYELLLYHLIEDDNELKEVYKDCVGGTRVCGNCKKYTAELMREFLRDHQEKREMAREKLGEFGL